A stretch of Clostridium formicaceticum DNA encodes these proteins:
- a CDS encoding imm11 family protein, protein MIYYIMEEDTGLDNSIEIESIPPELSKRAILMSEYQYLDKKSLEIFLSKNSGEVRPDLCDYLIPLFSQNLKKVMDLNGVDNIFYKPIYLVDPRIQTKDLYWLAVPMAIDCVDWDNSRLEEGISLPKLIKFSIIESKVGNYKIFKLKNVKNQMFVITRELKEEIEKHKLQGIKFTQVEAYEGF, encoded by the coding sequence ATGATTTATTATATTATGGAGGAAGACACTGGTTTAGATAATTCTATAGAAATAGAAAGTATCCCACCAGAACTTTCTAAAAGAGCTATACTGATGTCAGAGTATCAATACCTTGATAAAAAATCCTTAGAAATATTTTTAAGTAAAAATAGTGGTGAGGTTAGGCCAGATCTATGTGATTATTTAATTCCTCTATTTTCTCAAAACCTAAAAAAAGTGATGGATTTAAATGGCGTAGACAATATTTTTTATAAGCCTATTTACTTAGTGGATCCTAGAATACAGACAAAGGACCTATACTGGCTGGCAGTACCTATGGCAATTGACTGTGTAGACTGGGATAATAGTCGGCTGGAAGAAGGAATTTCATTACCTAAACTAATAAAATTTTCTATTATAGAAAGCAAAGTAGGAAATTATAAAATATTTAAACTGAAGAATGTAAAGAATCAAATGTTTGTTATAACAAGGGAGCTAAAGGAAGAAATAGAAAAACACAAACTGCAGGGCATAAAGTTTACCCAAGTAGAAGCGTATGAAGGATTTTAG
- a CDS encoding PAAR-like protein produces the protein MKKVVTTGCKTKCSWGTMPSNIKASNDVIINGKSVITAKDTNGMFFGLCSSSKNPAVSAANGTPQSCQPKLALFDNWTETAANCYLSGKKAATESSTIKCMWEGNISFTETISTVLIGTNSATIEGTNRKQGDSCHDVSAGEVVEPAGGVNSSISKEVHISNNIKKEVDKTSAKKEQELCPICNSVIDEKHNSMYYDGKTNPKVWNKPEMLKCEKLPGEKVGAYRTASHHIIPVNEVYNKFSDLVAITVKAGYDINSPANGLPLPTPIGANPYKVYEENGELITLNFGELEKSERKTIAFKYMRELGLQWHSGGHSYTLNEDYLHQSYTKEVTKLINELEIDLYHSNLCLQQTDKRELIVSEMNKISDKIKKKLLSFKTPKISRPFYVSKLAADFAKEDN, from the coding sequence ATGAAAAAAGTAGTAACAACAGGTTGCAAGACAAAGTGCAGTTGGGGGACAATGCCTTCAAATATAAAAGCAAGTAATGATGTAATAATAAATGGAAAGTCAGTGATAACAGCTAAAGATACTAATGGAATGTTCTTCGGGTTGTGCAGTTCATCTAAAAATCCAGCTGTGAGCGCTGCTAATGGAACACCACAGTCTTGTCAACCGAAGCTTGCATTATTTGATAACTGGACGGAGACGGCAGCTAACTGCTATTTAAGTGGAAAAAAAGCTGCAACAGAGTCTTCAACAATAAAGTGCATGTGGGAGGGTAATATTTCGTTTACTGAAACAATTTCTACAGTGTTGATAGGTACAAATTCAGCTACAATAGAAGGTACCAATAGAAAGCAAGGAGACAGCTGCCATGATGTATCTGCTGGAGAAGTAGTTGAACCAGCAGGAGGAGTAAATAGTAGTATAAGTAAAGAAGTACATATATCCAATAATATAAAAAAAGAAGTAGATAAAACCTCTGCAAAAAAGGAACAAGAATTATGTCCAATTTGTAATAGCGTCATTGATGAAAAGCATAATTCAATGTATTATGACGGAAAAACAAACCCTAAGGTTTGGAATAAGCCAGAAATGTTAAAGTGTGAGAAACTACCAGGAGAAAAAGTGGGTGCTTATAGAACAGCAAGTCATCATATCATACCAGTGAATGAGGTGTATAATAAATTTTCGGACTTAGTGGCAATTACAGTAAAGGCAGGGTATGATATCAATTCCCCTGCAAATGGTCTTCCATTACCGACCCCAATAGGTGCCAATCCTTATAAAGTTTATGAAGAAAATGGGGAATTGATAACATTGAACTTTGGGGAACTAGAAAAATCAGAACGCAAAACAATAGCTTTTAAATATATGAGAGAACTAGGTCTTCAGTGGCATTCAGGAGGTCATAGTTATACCTTAAATGAAGATTACTTACATCAAAGCTATACAAAAGAGGTCACAAAGCTTATCAATGAGTTAGAAATTGATTTATATCATTCAAACTTATGTTTACAACAAACAGATAAACGAGAACTTATTGTTTCTGAAATGAATAAGATCAGTGATAAAATTAAGAAAAAGCTGCTAAGCTTCAAAACTCCCAAAATCAGTAGACCTTTTTATGTCTCCAAGCTTGCTGCAGATTTTGCAAAGGAGGATAATTAA
- a CDS encoding helix-turn-helix transcriptional regulator: MLDKASKSKGLLQIYEMLLKGQVVKKSQMADRLGVSPKTVSRYIADINAYLSDTEKLQHVKYSRKEDGYILEFDKDEYLNSKDILIISKILLESRGLHKKELDRTITKLLNHCPYRDIAYVKRFIGNEIENYVEPKHREILIDKIWDISEAICRQRIVETAYTKIGNYGELDQEVVNRKLEPEAIIFSEYYFYLIASIKDKSFEYPAIYRLDRIKDYKISKEGFERNYKERFKEGEYRNLIQFMQPGKLQTIKFIFKGKSIEAVLDRLPNAKIIEQKKGAYLVEAKVFGEGIKMWLLSQGEAIEVLEPKELREDMKNTIKKLLNLYEVF; encoded by the coding sequence ATGCTTGACAAGGCAAGTAAATCTAAAGGTTTATTACAAATTTATGAGATGTTATTAAAGGGTCAAGTAGTGAAAAAGTCACAGATGGCGGATAGATTGGGAGTAAGTCCTAAAACTGTTAGTAGATATATTGCAGATATAAATGCTTACTTAAGCGATACAGAGAAATTGCAACATGTAAAATATAGTCGTAAAGAGGATGGATACATTCTAGAGTTTGATAAGGATGAGTACTTAAATTCCAAGGATATTTTAATCATTTCAAAAATTTTACTAGAAAGTAGAGGTCTACACAAAAAGGAACTTGATAGAACTATAACAAAGCTATTAAACCATTGTCCTTATAGGGATATAGCTTACGTCAAAAGGTTTATAGGAAATGAAATAGAAAACTACGTGGAACCTAAACATAGAGAAATATTGATAGATAAGATTTGGGATATTAGTGAAGCAATTTGCCGTCAACGAATCGTTGAAACTGCCTATACTAAAATAGGAAATTATGGAGAGCTTGATCAAGAAGTAGTCAATAGAAAACTTGAACCTGAGGCGATAATATTTTCGGAGTACTATTTTTATCTCATTGCTTCCATAAAAGATAAGTCATTTGAGTATCCTGCTATCTACAGGTTAGATCGAATAAAGGATTATAAGATTTCAAAAGAGGGTTTTGAAAGAAATTATAAAGAGAGATTTAAAGAAGGTGAATATAGAAATCTCATTCAATTTATGCAGCCAGGTAAATTACAAACCATTAAGTTTATTTTTAAAGGGAAATCTATTGAAGCTGTATTAGATCGATTACCTAATGCTAAAATCATTGAACAAAAGAAAGGTGCATACTTAGTAGAGGCTAAGGTGTTTGGTGAAGGAATTAAGATGTGGCTGTTGAGCCAAGGGGAAGCAATAGAGGTTCTAGAACCAAAAGAGCTTAGAGAAGATATGAAAAATACCATTAAAAAATTATTAAATCTATACGAAGTATTCTAA
- a CDS encoding GGDEF domain-containing protein — MKKYCKLLKEKDKEILQLKKELVVWRKQASLDQMTGTMNKIEGFKKLQCEMKRALITKENITVAFIDIDRLKEVNDRLGHCAGDQLLVDVSNILKRNVRKEDFIFRFGGDEFVVVFPNTEQFQAKKIWVRICNKIEKFNTQRNLMYSISLSAGFYEYCYNKKLTLKEFIQLADLDMYREKCQKQKEF; from the coding sequence ATGAAAAAGTATTGTAAGCTATTAAAAGAAAAAGATAAAGAAATTTTACAGTTAAAAAAAGAATTGGTGGTTTGGAGGAAACAAGCTTCATTAGATCAAATGACAGGCACTATGAATAAAATAGAAGGGTTTAAAAAGCTTCAGTGTGAAATGAAGAGAGCACTAATAACTAAGGAAAATATCACGGTTGCTTTTATTGATATCGATAGATTAAAGGAGGTAAACGACAGACTTGGCCATTGTGCTGGAGACCAATTATTGGTGGATGTTAGCAATATTTTAAAAAGAAATGTTAGGAAAGAGGATTTTATCTTTAGATTTGGTGGAGATGAATTTGTAGTCGTATTTCCTAATACAGAACAGTTTCAAGCCAAGAAAATATGGGTGCGAATATGTAACAAGATAGAAAAATTTAACACACAAAGAAATTTGATGTACTCTATTAGCTTAAGTGCAGGTTTTTATGAATATTGCTACAATAAGAAACTTACTTTAAAAGAATTTATTCAATTGGCAGACTTAGATATGTACAGAGAAAAATGTCAAAAACAGAAGGAGTTTTAA
- a CDS encoding DUF3953 domain-containing protein — MLKVIRIIFSVITTILAIYSLVTGNFGVMPYMIFSLGAMLLALGLSELQRKRKSIAYMLFLVAAFNIFVAIYTFFN; from the coding sequence TTGTTAAAGGTCATAAGAATAATATTTTCAGTAATTACAACGATATTAGCTATATATTCATTAGTAACAGGTAATTTTGGGGTAATGCCTTATATGATTTTTTCCTTAGGAGCAATGCTACTGGCTTTAGGTCTTTCTGAACTACAGAGAAAAAGAAAATCCATTGCCTATATGCTGTTTCTTGTAGCTGCATTTAATATCTTTGTGGCTATCTACACTTTCTTTAATTAG
- a CDS encoding YcbK family protein, which produces MNNIQIAKNFNLKEFQCKDGNHQVRIDSQLLLKLQQLREQLNAPIFITSGYRNQEYNTKVGGSPSSQHLLGRAADIQIKGYSPQEVAKVAEAIGFNGIGIYKTFLHVDVRRGTKSRWYG; this is translated from the coding sequence ATGAACAATATTCAAATAGCTAAGAACTTCAATCTCAAAGAGTTCCAGTGTAAGGATGGAAATCATCAAGTGAGAATCGATAGCCAGCTATTATTAAAGCTACAGCAACTAAGAGAACAACTAAATGCTCCTATCTTCATTACTTCAGGTTATCGAAATCAGGAGTATAACACAAAGGTCGGTGGTAGTCCCAGTAGTCAGCATCTTCTAGGAAGGGCAGCTGATATTCAAATAAAGGGCTATTCTCCTCAAGAAGTGGCAAAGGTAGCTGAAGCCATTGGTTTTAATGGTATTGGCATCTACAAAACCTTTCTTCATGTGGATGTTCGAAGAGGGACAAAGTCCCGATGGTATGGATAG
- a CDS encoding DUF1659 domain-containing protein, with protein MARKLNETRTASARFITATDPISGSHSYMTRSIANFKTDAPIETVYNVAGTIGLLYAYTLQKIFMAERCELVED; from the coding sequence ATGGCAAGAAAACTTAATGAAACAAGAACAGCTTCTGCTAGATTCATTACCGCTACAGATCCCATCAGTGGCAGTCATAGCTACATGACCCGATCTATCGCCAACTTTAAGACAGACGCTCCAATAGAGACGGTCTATAATGTAGCTGGTACCATTGGTCTACTTTATGCCTATACACTACAAAAAATTTTCATGGCAGAGCGATGTGAACTGGTTGAAGACTAG
- a CDS encoding DUF2922 domain-containing protein — protein MDKYLRMVFKTDEDKLVSLRVSDPKEDLTDSEVKAAMETVIASGAIISSSGELVAIDSAYLVETSTTELEVNN, from the coding sequence TTGGATAAATATCTAAGAATGGTTTTTAAGACAGATGAGGATAAACTGGTAAGCCTTCGGGTATCCGATCCTAAAGAGGATCTGACCGACAGTGAAGTAAAAGCCGCTATGGAGACAGTGATTGCCAGTGGGGCTATTATTTCAAGTTCTGGGGAACTGGTGGCCATTGACAGTGCTTATTTAGTAGAAACTTCTACTACGGAGCTGGAGGTAAATAACTAA
- the tnpA gene encoding IS66 family insertion sequence element accessory protein TnpA has protein sequence MTNEALNIDWEDILDKFSSHEGSIKAFCEENSISAHQLYYRRKKLQNNNTPVFHAVSFKDKEADEAVNQNIIPPNPVSASTIKIEIGKAKIYIPSNDKVSLSNVFKEIIALC, from the coding sequence ATGACAAATGAAGCACTGAACATTGACTGGGAAGATATTTTAGATAAATTCTCTTCTCATGAAGGAAGCATCAAGGCCTTTTGTGAAGAGAATAGTATAAGTGCCCATCAGCTTTACTACAGGAGAAAAAAATTACAAAACAATAACACTCCTGTATTTCATGCTGTTAGCTTTAAAGATAAGGAAGCTGATGAGGCTGTAAATCAAAATATTATTCCACCTAATCCTGTCTCAGCATCAACTATAAAAATTGAAATAGGCAAAGCTAAGATATATATACCAAGCAATGATAAGGTATCTCTATCTAATGTTTTTAAGGAAATCATAGCATTATGCTAA
- the tnpB gene encoding IS66 family insertion sequence element accessory protein TnpB (TnpB, as the term is used for proteins encoded by IS66 family insertion elements, is considered an accessory protein, since TnpC, encoded by a neighboring gene, is a DDE family transposase.), with protein MLNIDKVDKVYLACGVTDLRKNIDGLSMIVQTEFKLDPFEKALFVFCNRQMNKLKILHFDDGFWLYYHRLERNKFRWPMSKEEALKVSIEELRWLLKGYEVRTISKFKPVKERNHF; from the coding sequence ATGCTAAATATAGATAAAGTGGATAAAGTATATTTGGCTTGTGGGGTAACGGATCTTAGGAAAAATATAGATGGACTAAGTATGATTGTACAGACCGAGTTTAAGCTGGACCCTTTTGAAAAGGCACTATTTGTCTTTTGCAATAGGCAGATGAATAAACTAAAGATACTTCACTTTGATGATGGCTTTTGGCTATACTATCATCGGCTAGAAAGAAATAAATTCAGATGGCCTATGTCAAAGGAAGAAGCTTTAAAGGTTTCCATTGAAGAACTAAGGTGGCTGCTTAAGGGGTATGAAGTAAGAACCATATCAAAATTCAAGCCCGTTAAAGAAAGAAATCACTTCTGA
- the tnpC gene encoding IS66 family transposase produces the protein MKTGIKMTKINLQNQLDEKTKELILKMEEELEAKDKEIENLKNELAYLKNQVLNKNRKIFGSSSEQANTIQVSFFDEAEKDSNLKAAEPTIEEITYKRTKPTSNTGKKDNLANLEKIVIEHKLDEDQQSCRDCSSDLVVIGKKSKEVLKYIPAKLYVEEHLTYSYACRSCEENNDKANIITTKAPKTLLHKSMASNELLSHVINLKYQHALPLNRQESYFKMMGANLSRQTLANWVIGAAHELDPIYQLMKEELLKRNYIQADETVVKVLDDRGKESNKQKYMWLYKSPDKDQPIVIYDYQKTRSGSCPRNFLSGFSGYMQTDGYAGYNKVENVKRLYCLAHIRRKFHEIIVNLDEEALKSSRALIGFNYCAQLYKIEKDLKEQHSGKEDFYERRYKKRLKASKPIIEAFIAYVDREIKDAVPKSALGKALAYTKPLLPSFKVFLEDGSLEIDNNAAERSIRPFVVGRSNWLFSASTKGAESSALIYSIIETARNNNLVVEKYLLYLMNHFSNVDPQDKESLLKLLPFSKDLPEDLKVQAK, from the coding sequence ATGAAAACGGGGATAAAAATGACGAAGATAAATTTACAAAACCAACTGGATGAAAAGACGAAAGAACTAATTTTAAAAATGGAAGAAGAGCTTGAAGCAAAGGATAAGGAAATAGAAAACTTGAAAAATGAGTTAGCTTATCTTAAAAATCAAGTACTTAATAAAAACAGAAAAATATTTGGCTCTTCCAGTGAACAGGCTAATACTATACAGGTATCCTTTTTTGATGAAGCTGAAAAAGATAGTAACTTAAAAGCAGCTGAGCCTACTATTGAGGAAATTACTTACAAGAGAACGAAGCCAACCAGCAATACTGGAAAAAAAGATAACTTAGCAAACCTAGAAAAAATAGTAATTGAGCATAAGCTTGATGAAGATCAACAGTCCTGCAGAGATTGTTCCAGTGATTTAGTGGTTATAGGTAAGAAGTCAAAGGAAGTGTTAAAGTATATACCTGCAAAGCTGTATGTAGAAGAACATCTAACCTACAGCTATGCCTGCAGATCATGTGAAGAAAATAATGATAAAGCAAATATAATTACAACAAAGGCTCCAAAGACCTTGCTACATAAGAGTATGGCATCTAACGAGCTTCTTAGTCATGTCATAAATTTAAAATACCAGCATGCACTGCCTTTAAATAGACAAGAATCCTACTTCAAGATGATGGGGGCAAATCTTTCTAGACAAACCCTTGCCAACTGGGTTATTGGTGCAGCCCATGAACTAGATCCAATTTATCAGCTTATGAAGGAAGAGCTCCTTAAGAGAAACTATATCCAGGCTGATGAAACAGTTGTTAAAGTTTTAGATGATAGGGGCAAGGAGTCCAATAAACAAAAGTATATGTGGCTCTATAAATCCCCAGATAAAGACCAGCCTATTGTCATTTACGATTACCAAAAGACAAGGTCTGGTTCTTGTCCTAGGAATTTCTTAAGTGGATTCTCCGGATATATGCAAACCGATGGTTATGCTGGGTATAATAAAGTTGAAAATGTCAAAAGACTTTATTGCCTAGCCCATATAAGAAGAAAGTTCCACGAAATAATAGTAAACCTAGATGAAGAAGCCCTAAAGTCTTCAAGAGCATTAATAGGGTTTAATTATTGTGCTCAGCTTTATAAGATTGAAAAAGACCTAAAAGAACAGCATAGTGGAAAAGAAGATTTCTATGAGAGACGTTATAAAAAACGACTTAAGGCATCTAAGCCAATAATAGAAGCGTTTATAGCTTATGTAGATAGAGAAATAAAAGATGCTGTTCCCAAAAGTGCCCTTGGTAAAGCTTTGGCATATACCAAACCACTACTTCCAAGCTTCAAAGTATTCCTAGAAGACGGATCTTTAGAAATAGATAATAATGCTGCAGAGCGATCTATAAGACCATTTGTGGTGGGTCGTAGCAATTGGCTTTTCTCGGCTTCTACCAAAGGTGCAGAGTCTAGTGCATTAATCTATAGCATCATTGAAACGGCTAGGAATAATAATTTAGTTGTTGAAAAATATTTACTTTACTTAATGAACCACTTCTCAAATGTAGACCCTCAAGACAAGGAAAGCTTATTAAAACTACTACCTTTTTCAAAGGATCTACCTGAAGATTTAAAAGTTCAAGCTAAGTAA
- a CDS encoding HNH endonuclease produces MKEKNFYNNARRYHEDGQYKDAIVAINKAIELNKNNRLYWNLLEEFYYVYHGNTKNVKITKSELIELAWQAIKFIQNPSEEIQLEAIKNNWEAIQYIRKPSEEVQLKAVRKNWQAIKYIKNSSIELQLAALKLGKKSALKYMTTKFLFVYLQTVFTNTDIEILMEDISEELFEEIECEAVRRNPEAIKYIKNPSYDMLYKLIKENWKIIQHLRNPSEDIQLLAVKTSRNAIKYIKNPTENVQLEAIGTTGNAIQFIENPTEKVKLEAVKKTKSAIQYIENPSKDILAAANQNWPYYRPIETESKKSKEEVPNDFSKPFNDLKLDKSNKYKVEKSNINLLENNEKYNKELETKLLENIPIGNSALEYRKIDNEKVQQNPHFMKNGEENKKTDGNKIFKNLLGNKKPEKVERTVYWSKRNITIVKYLKQLYENKCQICNNQLEIGYNEFVSEVHHIQPLGEHKGPDIIENMIVLCPNCHVMFDRGAITIDLNARVVKHINPSNPLNNTKVTISHRIEERYLDYYTKNIYSRKLLNDNEKENPNNQITAVAFGSNVMIEDIHTNEEFLIKIEEYENREFMDKIQSELLYKKLNESFNFEGYTYRIVDVKV; encoded by the coding sequence ATGAAGGAAAAAAATTTCTATAATAATGCAAGAAGGTACCATGAAGATGGCCAATATAAGGATGCTATAGTAGCAATAAATAAAGCTATAGAATTAAATAAAAATAATAGGTTATATTGGAATCTATTAGAGGAGTTTTACTATGTTTATCATGGAAATACAAAGAATGTGAAAATTACTAAGTCAGAATTAATAGAATTAGCATGGCAGGCAATTAAATTTATTCAAAATCCTTCGGAAGAAATACAATTAGAAGCGATAAAGAATAATTGGGAGGCTATTCAATATATAAGGAAACCTTCTGAAGAGGTTCAGTTAAAGGCAGTAAGGAAAAATTGGCAAGCTATCAAATATATAAAAAATAGTTCTATTGAATTACAGCTAGCAGCACTAAAGCTAGGAAAAAAGTCAGCTTTAAAGTATATGACAACAAAGTTTTTATTTGTTTATTTACAAACAGTATTCACAAATACTGATATTGAAATACTGATGGAAGATATTAGTGAAGAATTATTTGAAGAAATAGAATGTGAGGCAGTTAGAAGGAATCCTGAAGCCATTAAGTATATAAAAAACCCATCTTACGATATGTTGTATAAATTAATAAAAGAAAATTGGAAAATTATACAACACTTAAGAAATCCCTCTGAAGATATACAGTTATTAGCAGTTAAAACTTCAAGAAATGCTATTAAATATATAAAGAACCCTACAGAAAATGTACAGTTAGAGGCGATAGGAACAACTGGGAATGCAATTCAGTTTATAGAAAACCCAACAGAAAAAGTTAAATTGGAAGCTGTGAAAAAAACTAAGTCAGCTATTCAATATATAGAAAATCCTTCAAAGGATATCTTGGCAGCGGCAAATCAAAACTGGCCATACTATAGGCCTATCGAGACAGAATCTAAAAAATCTAAGGAAGAAGTACCCAATGATTTCTCCAAGCCTTTTAATGATTTGAAATTAGATAAATCAAACAAATATAAGGTAGAAAAATCTAATATAAATTTATTAGAGAACAATGAAAAATATAATAAAGAGCTTGAAACTAAACTATTAGAGAATATCCCAATTGGTAATAGTGCTCTTGAATATAGAAAAATTGATAACGAAAAAGTCCAACAAAATCCACATTTTATGAAAAATGGTGAAGAAAATAAAAAAACAGATGGAAATAAAATATTTAAAAACCTATTAGGGAATAAAAAGCCTGAAAAAGTAGAACGTACAGTTTATTGGAGTAAAAGAAATATAACTATTGTAAAATATTTAAAGCAACTTTATGAAAACAAATGTCAAATATGTAATAATCAATTAGAAATAGGATATAATGAGTTTGTTTCTGAAGTGCATCATATTCAACCATTAGGGGAACATAAAGGTCCTGATATTATAGAAAACATGATAGTTTTATGTCCTAATTGTCATGTAATGTTTGATAGAGGGGCTATTACAATTGATTTGAATGCTAGAGTAGTTAAGCATATCAACCCAAGCAATCCACTTAATAATACAAAAGTTACAATAAGCCACAGGATTGAAGAAAGATACCTAGATTATTACACAAAGAATATTTATAGCAGAAAACTTTTAAACGATAATGAAAAGGAAAATCCAAATAATCAAATCACTGCAGTAGCTTTTGGTTCAAATGTTATGATAGAGGATATACATACAAACGAAGAATTTTTGATAAAAATTGAAGAATATGAAAATAGAGAGTTTATGGATAAAATCCAGTCTGAGCTATTGTATAAAAAGCTAAATGAAAGCTTTAATTTTGAGGGTTACACCTATAGGATAGTGGATGTGAAGGTATAA
- a CDS encoding M48 family metallopeptidase, with protein sequence MDKMTIGNIDIEVVTKAIKNIHLSVHPPNGRVRIAAPEKMDPDAIRLFAISKLSWIKKQITKFEHQDRQPKRDFVSGESHYFIGDRYLLNVIETTGKQRVEIRNKKYLDLYVRPGSTVEKREKIMTEWYRNYLKDVIPNYVKKWEGIMGVKVDSWGVKLMKTKWGTCNTSGRRIWINLELAKKNPRCLEYIIVHEMVHLLERHHNDRFIEYMDQFLPNWRSVKNELNEVTYESSRWSY encoded by the coding sequence ATGGATAAAATGACAATTGGAAATATTGACATCGAAGTAGTTACAAAAGCTATTAAAAATATCCATCTATCCGTCCATCCACCCAATGGTAGGGTGCGAATTGCAGCACCTGAGAAAATGGATCCTGATGCTATTAGACTTTTTGCAATCTCTAAGCTTTCTTGGATTAAAAAGCAAATAACTAAATTTGAGCATCAAGATAGACAGCCTAAAAGAGACTTTGTATCTGGAGAAAGTCATTACTTTATTGGAGATAGATATTTATTAAATGTTATTGAAACCACTGGAAAGCAAAGGGTTGAAATACGTAATAAAAAGTATCTTGATTTATATGTTAGGCCTGGGAGTACTGTAGAAAAACGAGAAAAAATTATGACGGAGTGGTATCGAAATTATCTTAAGGATGTCATCCCTAATTATGTTAAAAAGTGGGAAGGTATCATGGGAGTGAAGGTTGACTCCTGGGGTGTAAAACTAATGAAGACAAAATGGGGAACCTGTAATACATCCGGCAGGAGGATATGGATTAATCTAGAACTAGCAAAGAAGAACCCTAGATGTTTAGAGTATATTATTGTTCATGAAATGGTCCATTTACTAGAAAGACACCATAATGATAGGTTTATAGAGTACATGGACCAGTTTCTACCTAATTGGCGTAGTGTTAAGAATGAGTTGAATGAAGTTACCTATGAAAGTAGTAGGTGGAGTTATTAG